A region from the Ralstonia pickettii genome encodes:
- the cphA gene encoding cyanophycin synthetase: MKKKDIEILDVMSLRGPNMWTYRPVLEAWVDIGELEDYPSNTIPGFYERLSTWLPTLIEHRCSPGVRGGFLMRLKEGTWPGHILEHVTLELQNLAGMPGGFGKARETPVRGIYKVIVRAWHEDVTRAALFAARDLVMAAIEDRPYDVDAAVETLRDMVDEHCLGPSTACIVDAADDRNIPSIRLSDGNLVQLGYGASQRRIWTAETDRTSAIAESISRDKDLTKSLLQSCGVPVPEGRMVDSAEDAWEAAEDIGVPVVVKPYDGNHGRGVFTNLMTREEVETAYAVAIEEGNGVIVERFVSGNEHRLLVVGGRLAAAAMGETASVVGDGTSTIEELIESQINSDPRRGSTEEHPLNFVRLDSAARLELKRQGYADGSAVPPAGRSVLIQRNGNVAFDVTDRVHPSVAAHASLAARVVGLDIAGVDLVADDISRPLDEQRGAIVEVNAGPGLLMHIRPAQGEPRPVGRAIVDHLFSDKEGTQDDGRIPIVGITGTNGKTVVAKLVAQMLQLSGRHTGLGCSDGLYLDRRQVESGARNDRAAWDACHRILMNRAVEAAVFESDSGMILSQGLPYDRCQVGVVTNFGKPDHLGDFYVEDEDRMYSVLRTQIDVVLKTGVGVLNAADARLVEMADLCDGEVIFFALSGDRPAITEHRAAGKRAVFVRDGKVVLATGPTELALADVAAIPLTYAGRVPFQLENVLAAVATGWALGISNELMRAGILTFDVGQVDVPGRFTLFQHNGATIVVDDAHNASALEALAAALDNFPAQRRTLVFGAGLQRRDEDLVAQGTVIGQTFDRVLLCEDASVKRADAGFDRQAHALLKQGLQAGGRVTEVVVEGGKRRDAVEAALSQLNAGDLLVLQCDECAIEGTVEQVHQWMGRAESKA, from the coding sequence ATGAAGAAGAAGGACATTGAGATTCTCGATGTCATGTCCCTGCGCGGCCCGAATATGTGGACATATCGGCCAGTGCTGGAGGCATGGGTCGATATTGGTGAACTGGAGGACTATCCCTCCAACACGATTCCCGGGTTCTACGAGCGTCTGTCGACATGGCTGCCCACGCTGATCGAGCACCGCTGCAGCCCCGGCGTGCGCGGCGGTTTCCTGATGCGCTTGAAGGAAGGCACCTGGCCGGGGCACATCCTGGAACACGTCACCCTCGAATTGCAGAACCTGGCCGGCATGCCCGGCGGTTTCGGCAAGGCGCGCGAGACGCCGGTGCGCGGCATCTACAAGGTGATCGTCCGCGCCTGGCACGAAGACGTGACCCGCGCTGCCCTGTTCGCCGCCCGTGATCTGGTCATGGCGGCCATTGAAGACCGCCCGTACGACGTAGACGCCGCCGTCGAAACGCTGCGCGACATGGTGGACGAACACTGCCTCGGCCCCAGCACCGCCTGCATCGTCGATGCCGCCGATGACCGCAATATCCCGTCCATCCGCCTGTCCGACGGCAACCTCGTGCAACTCGGCTACGGCGCAAGCCAGCGCCGCATCTGGACGGCCGAGACGGACCGCACCAGCGCCATTGCCGAATCGATCTCGCGCGACAAGGACCTGACAAAGAGCCTGCTGCAGTCGTGCGGCGTGCCCGTGCCGGAAGGGCGCATGGTCGACAGCGCCGAAGATGCCTGGGAGGCCGCCGAAGACATCGGCGTGCCGGTGGTCGTCAAACCGTACGACGGCAACCACGGCCGCGGCGTGTTCACAAACCTGATGACGCGCGAAGAGGTGGAAACGGCTTATGCCGTGGCCATCGAGGAAGGCAACGGCGTGATCGTCGAGCGCTTCGTCTCCGGCAACGAACACCGCCTGCTGGTGGTGGGCGGCCGGCTGGCGGCGGCAGCGATGGGCGAGACCGCGTCGGTGGTCGGCGATGGCACCTCGACCATCGAAGAATTGATCGAATCGCAGATCAATTCCGACCCGCGCCGCGGCAGCACTGAAGAACACCCGCTGAACTTCGTGCGCCTGGATTCCGCCGCACGCCTCGAGCTCAAGCGCCAAGGCTACGCTGACGGAAGCGCCGTGCCGCCGGCGGGCCGCAGCGTGCTGATCCAGCGCAACGGCAACGTCGCCTTTGACGTGACCGACCGGGTGCACCCGAGCGTGGCCGCGCATGCATCGCTGGCCGCGCGGGTGGTCGGGCTCGACATTGCCGGTGTGGACCTCGTGGCCGACGACATCTCGCGGCCGCTGGACGAGCAGCGCGGCGCGATTGTGGAAGTCAACGCGGGGCCCGGTCTGCTGATGCATATCCGGCCGGCCCAGGGTGAACCCCGCCCCGTGGGTCGCGCCATTGTCGACCACCTGTTTTCCGACAAGGAAGGCACGCAGGACGACGGCCGCATTCCCATCGTCGGCATCACGGGCACCAACGGCAAGACCGTCGTGGCCAAGCTGGTCGCGCAGATGCTCCAACTGTCGGGCAGGCATACGGGCCTGGGCTGCAGCGACGGCCTGTACCTTGATCGCCGCCAGGTGGAATCGGGCGCGCGCAACGACCGCGCCGCGTGGGATGCCTGCCATCGCATCTTGATGAACCGGGCGGTTGAAGCCGCCGTGTTCGAGAGCGACAGCGGCATGATCCTCTCGCAGGGCCTGCCGTATGACCGCTGCCAGGTGGGCGTGGTCACCAACTTCGGCAAGCCCGATCACCTGGGCGATTTTTACGTCGAAGACGAAGACCGGATGTACAGCGTCCTGCGCACGCAGATCGACGTTGTGCTGAAAACGGGCGTCGGTGTGCTCAATGCCGCCGATGCGCGCCTCGTTGAAATGGCCGACCTGTGCGATGGCGAAGTGATCTTCTTCGCATTGTCGGGCGACCGGCCGGCCATCACCGAGCACCGCGCCGCGGGCAAGCGGGCCGTGTTCGTGCGTGACGGCAAGGTGGTGCTTGCCACCGGCCCGACGGAATTGGCACTGGCTGATGTGGCGGCCATTCCGCTGACCTACGCCGGCCGCGTACCGTTCCAGCTTGAGAACGTCCTGGCGGCCGTGGCCACCGGCTGGGCGCTGGGCATCTCGAACGAACTGATGCGCGCCGGCATCCTGACCTTCGATGTGGGTCAGGTGGATGTGCCGGGCCGCTTTACGCTGTTCCAGCACAACGGCGCCACGATCGTGGTGGATGACGCGCACAACGCGTCAGCGCTGGAAGCCCTGGCCGCTGCGCTGGATAACTTCCCGGCGCAACGCCGCACGCTGGTGTTCGGCGCTGGCCTGCAACGCCGTGATGAAGACCTGGTAGCGCAAGGCACCGTCATCGGACAGACATTCGACCGCGTGCTGCTGTGCGAAGACGCCAGCGTCAAACGCGCCGATGCCGGGTTCGACCGCCAGGCGCACGCGCTGCTCAAGCAAGGGCTGCAGGCGGGCGGTCGCGTGACCGAAGTCGTTGTCGAAGGCGGCAAGCGCCGGGATGCCGTGGAAGCGGCGCTCTCGCAGCTCAACGCGGGCGACTTGCTGGTTCTGCAATGCGACGAATGCGCCATCGAGGGCACCGTCGAGCAGGTTCACCAGTGGATGGGCCGCGCCGAATCCAAGGCCTGA